A single Hippopotamus amphibius kiboko isolate mHipAmp2 chromosome 5, mHipAmp2.hap2, whole genome shotgun sequence DNA region contains:
- the LOC130853762 gene encoding deleted in malignant brain tumors 1 protein-like codes for MGISTVILEICLLFGPVLSTDSWIPSNTTTQKLFCRQNHMQASVSTGYLQSLGHSPRDLVIPSSNGSYQCRPQITSSQVTFTIPYSGCGTIEQVDNDTVTYSNFLKSVISSGIIKRKKDIHLRVSCKMLQETWVNVMYITNDTLKFKNIQQGKFNVTISFYKSFSFLHRVTSSPYYVDLNQDLFLRAEILHPNTSLALFVDTCVASPNSSDFTSLTYDLIRGGCVKDETYQSYDEPLPHVVRFKFTAFHFLSRFPSVYLKCKMIVCSANDDSSRCRRGCVMRAKRDVGSYEEKVNVVLGPIQLQAPHGENRNLDRPVVDVQEEASAPGSYHSTTIPAGVFLVVVLVIAAFTLGRCTRAAHGQPPSSRM; via the exons acTCATGGATCCCATCAAATACAACCACTCAGA AGCTGTTTTGCCGGCAGAATCACATGCAAGCCAGCGTGAGCACGGGCTACCTCCAATCCCTGGGCCACTCTCCCAGGGACCTTGTCATTCCCAGCTCGAATGGGAGCTACCAGTGCCGGCCCCAGATCACATCAAGCCAGGTGACCTTCACAATTCCTTACTCCGGCTGTGGTACCATCGAGCAG gtGGATAATGACACCGTCACCTACTCCAACTTCCTCAAATCAGTTATTTCAAGTGGCATCATCAAGAGGAAGAAGGACATCCACCTTCGTGTCAGCTGCAAAATGCTCCAGGAAACCTGGGTTAATGTGATGTACATTACCAATGATACCCTCAAGTTCAAGAACATACAACAGGGCAAATTTAACGTGACCATTTCCTTTTATAAATCCTTTTCATTCTTACATCGCGTGACCAGCAGCCCATACTATGTGGACTTGAACCAGGATTTGTTCCTTCGGGCTGAAATCCTCCATCCTAACACCTCCCTGGCCTTATTTGTGGACACATGCGTGGCTTCACCGAATTCCAGTGACTTTACATCTTTGACTTATGATCTCATCCGGGGAGG GTGTGTGAAGGACGAAACCTACCAATCCTACGATGAGCCCTTGCCCCACGTCGTCCGCTTCAAGTTCACTGCCTTCCACTTCCTGAGCCGCTTCCCCTCCGTGTACCTGAAGTGCAAGATGATCGTGTGCAGTGCAAACGATGACTCCTCCCGTTGCCGCAGAGGCTGCGTCATGAGGGCCAAGAGGGACGTGGGCTCCTACGAGGAGAAGGTGAACGTTGTCCTGGGACCCATCCAGCTGCAGGCCCCACACGGTGAGAACAGGAACCTGG ACCGGCCGGTGGTTGACGTGCAGGAAGAGGCCAGCGCCCCCGGGAGCTACCACAGTACCACCATCCCCGCTGGGGTCTTCCTGGTTGTGGTGTTGGTCATAGCAGCCTTCACACTGGGGAGGTGCACCCGTGCTGCCCACGGCCAGCCTCCAAGCTCTAGGATGTGA